In Planctomycetaceae bacterium, a single genomic region encodes these proteins:
- a CDS encoding PQQ-binding-like beta-propeller repeat protein, with product MTHPHLHRALAAALLAALAFEAPATGQDCVPQNWAAVNIAWAPTWDETLAANSDAVLSKQIAADPALHGVGHKALELRKIALLKAMVQRFATDKEKHVAAYLQMAGGSEGELREFCLQQIVRDFPAGGPLRAQAYAALIAQPFKDSIRRPWALQWQAMPGRVLELNARGGIADGDPVVTAALAQQSDLIGSQMRYDLAGDFFAHASRLSRTTPQAAAAAGELLAFLGHGKLAGDWFDKAKDNRANVLSIQVSRGILAGLPRDVDLQMRWEALSRSAGEDFDAEDLSNLLELAGRSQATVARSESHYLAFWRAVDLQLLTRGGPLASLRKTQDAAARNIAAELEREDARDELIALFRRCPWSAAVHQAMAATAERALRSGRYPWAAATFADVAAHAADGDLRRWASVGLWTAVAAQGDAEALEAAMTGVPAGDRFPWRGEQTPLAQIKKELLAGCRDGRPSSPDPSRALSRLPRRRVALPSAPAAWNGGQEAWDLAAHAPWPAAWVASRGGQTVAATGEGVTLFEADGSVRWTRSIPPTEHPPVEEEPAITHPGRFGPIQQRRAVTASSSAGAAAANGVICCLMNQTLPQSLAGLDAADGRVLWSSAALDQWKGLRVLSHPAIFDGRAYVLAASAEAQPMLSLVCAESADGRVVWRRAIGRAVDVPVELARASGEVTISRGAVYCVTHTGSIACCDVRDGSLNWIRGYAGAVQQARPAVQFSRCGSGPIVAGTTLLAAPRDHTGLLALDCRSGDVLWETPMTPSDQILAVVDGLLITMAPRWLAAVDIAHGSVKWRRGFERDIDAATVRDGEVLVAAGAALCRIDAGTDKTAEEETLASPAAQRLFLRDATLLEIVAPAFTAAAPAAAAQTPPKLSLPLARAWSAAAPQTTLIVPAPGQPQDRFYLLSGRRLACLSAEPPAAPAVVQILWQCILPAAAQRGCLAEGKLLLAGGADVAAVDATSGKVLWSVSLPFWTEHLDAGGAVAVAASAGGAWEPWAAAIDMATGRVLWTRCLGQSIRVGNQVVQAVAVGAGGDINIYTSAFFGGTGGAVPAQVVLGAGGTLKEIRRILPQEKAWPRHMNLFGGAICYVDAAATAREGTLAEQKPLSPWQRSLETSRFYKTPVDLLIKTAPGGSFATCMEKVYAFERSSGKETLYELPAGPIRWNCVVVEAAHCSDVTAVASFLHGRYLRKNDRSPEDRWAMFSQSKPALFIDLFDRASGRHLGRQELPGVTFDEETTQVKILNRMIVVADARSVQVFTGKP from the coding sequence ATGACCCACCCTCATCTACATCGCGCCTTGGCCGCGGCGCTGCTGGCGGCGCTGGCGTTTGAGGCGCCGGCGACCGGTCAGGACTGCGTACCGCAGAACTGGGCGGCGGTAAACATCGCCTGGGCGCCGACGTGGGATGAAACCCTCGCGGCCAACTCCGACGCGGTCCTGAGCAAACAGATCGCCGCCGATCCGGCGCTGCACGGGGTCGGCCACAAGGCACTGGAGCTGCGGAAGATCGCCCTGCTCAAGGCGATGGTTCAGCGGTTCGCGACCGACAAGGAAAAGCACGTCGCGGCGTATCTTCAGATGGCCGGCGGCAGCGAGGGCGAGTTGCGCGAGTTCTGCCTGCAGCAGATCGTGCGGGATTTTCCCGCCGGCGGCCCGCTGAGGGCGCAGGCATACGCCGCCCTGATTGCCCAGCCCTTCAAAGACAGCATCCGCCGCCCTTGGGCGCTGCAGTGGCAGGCGATGCCCGGGCGCGTGCTGGAGTTGAACGCCCGCGGAGGCATCGCCGACGGCGACCCGGTCGTGACAGCCGCGCTGGCCCAGCAGAGCGATTTGATCGGCTCGCAGATGCGCTACGATCTGGCGGGGGACTTTTTCGCCCACGCGTCGCGCCTGTCGCGCACAACTCCCCAGGCCGCCGCGGCAGCGGGCGAACTGCTGGCTTTTCTCGGACATGGCAAACTCGCCGGCGACTGGTTCGACAAAGCCAAAGACAACCGCGCCAACGTCCTGTCGATCCAGGTCAGCCGCGGAATCCTGGCGGGGCTGCCTCGCGATGTCGATCTGCAGATGCGATGGGAAGCGCTCAGCCGCAGCGCGGGCGAGGATTTCGACGCCGAAGATTTGAGCAATCTGCTCGAGCTGGCCGGACGCTCGCAGGCGACGGTGGCCCGCAGCGAGTCCCACTACCTGGCCTTCTGGCGGGCGGTCGACCTGCAATTGCTCACCCGCGGCGGACCGCTGGCCTCGCTGCGCAAAACCCAGGATGCCGCCGCACGCAACATCGCTGCCGAACTGGAACGCGAGGACGCCCGCGATGAACTGATCGCCCTCTTCCGCCGATGCCCATGGTCTGCCGCCGTACACCAGGCAATGGCCGCCACGGCCGAACGCGCCCTGCGCAGCGGACGCTACCCCTGGGCCGCCGCCACCTTCGCCGACGTCGCCGCCCACGCGGCCGACGGCGATCTGCGGCGATGGGCGAGCGTGGGACTATGGACGGCCGTCGCCGCCCAAGGCGACGCCGAGGCCCTCGAAGCCGCCATGACCGGCGTGCCTGCGGGCGACCGCTTTCCGTGGCGAGGCGAACAGACGCCCCTCGCGCAGATCAAGAAAGAACTGCTGGCCGGATGCCGCGACGGCCGCCCTTCATCTCCCGACCCCTCAAGAGCGCTTTCTCGCCTGCCGCGTCGTCGCGTGGCGCTGCCTTCGGCGCCGGCGGCATGGAACGGCGGACAGGAGGCGTGGGACCTGGCCGCGCACGCGCCCTGGCCGGCGGCGTGGGTTGCCTCGCGCGGCGGGCAGACCGTCGCCGCCACCGGCGAGGGCGTTACCCTCTTTGAGGCAGACGGATCCGTCCGGTGGACTCGTTCGATTCCCCCCACCGAGCACCCGCCCGTGGAAGAGGAGCCCGCCATAACGCATCCGGGACGGTTCGGGCCCATTCAGCAGCGCAGGGCCGTGACGGCATCCTCCTCGGCGGGCGCAGCCGCGGCCAACGGCGTGATCTGCTGCCTGATGAATCAGACATTGCCGCAGTCGCTGGCGGGGCTCGATGCCGCCGACGGGCGCGTGCTGTGGTCGAGCGCCGCACTCGACCAGTGGAAGGGCTTGCGCGTCCTGAGCCACCCGGCGATATTCGACGGGCGCGCGTACGTCCTGGCGGCCTCCGCCGAGGCCCAGCCGATGCTCTCGCTGGTCTGCGCCGAGTCGGCCGACGGACGCGTCGTCTGGCGGCGGGCGATCGGACGCGCCGTCGATGTCCCGGTCGAGTTGGCCCGCGCCTCGGGCGAGGTCACAATCAGCCGCGGCGCCGTCTATTGCGTCACCCACACCGGCAGCATTGCCTGCTGCGACGTGCGCGACGGCTCGCTCAACTGGATTCGCGGGTACGCCGGCGCCGTGCAGCAGGCGCGCCCCGCGGTGCAGTTCTCGCGATGCGGGAGCGGGCCCATCGTCGCGGGCACGACGCTTCTGGCCGCCCCACGCGACCATACCGGACTGCTCGCGCTGGACTGCCGCAGCGGCGATGTGCTCTGGGAAACGCCCATGACTCCCTCGGACCAGATCCTCGCCGTCGTTGACGGGCTGCTGATCACGATGGCCCCGCGATGGCTGGCGGCCGTGGATATCGCCCATGGAAGCGTCAAGTGGCGTCGGGGCTTCGAGCGGGATATTGACGCCGCAACCGTGCGCGACGGCGAGGTGCTCGTCGCCGCCGGCGCGGCGCTGTGCCGCATCGACGCCGGCACGGACAAGACCGCCGAAGAGGAAACTTTGGCCTCGCCCGCGGCGCAGCGCCTGTTCCTTCGCGACGCAACCCTGCTGGAGATTGTCGCCCCGGCGTTCACCGCCGCGGCGCCCGCCGCCGCAGCCCAAACGCCGCCCAAGCTCTCGCTGCCGTTGGCGCGGGCGTGGTCGGCCGCGGCGCCCCAGACGACGCTCATCGTGCCGGCCCCGGGGCAACCGCAAGACCGCTTCTACCTCCTCAGCGGCCGACGGCTCGCCTGCCTCAGCGCCGAGCCCCCTGCCGCCCCGGCGGTGGTGCAGATCCTCTGGCAATGCATCCTGCCCGCCGCCGCCCAGCGCGGATGCCTCGCCGAGGGCAAACTCCTCCTTGCCGGCGGCGCGGATGTGGCAGCCGTCGACGCCACATCGGGAAAAGTGCTCTGGAGCGTCTCGCTGCCGTTCTGGACCGAGCACCTCGATGCCGGCGGCGCGGTGGCGGTAGCGGCCTCGGCGGGCGGAGCGTGGGAGCCGTGGGCAGCCGCGATCGACATGGCCACGGGTCGCGTGCTTTGGACGCGCTGTCTGGGCCAGTCGATCCGCGTGGGCAATCAGGTCGTGCAGGCGGTGGCTGTCGGCGCCGGCGGCGACATCAATATCTACACCAGCGCGTTCTTCGGCGGCACCGGCGGCGCCGTACCGGCCCAGGTCGTGCTCGGCGCCGGCGGGACCCTGAAAGAGATCCGCCGCATCCTGCCGCAGGAAAAGGCCTGGCCCAGGCACATGAATTTGTTCGGCGGGGCCATCTGCTATGTTGACGCAGCCGCGACGGCGCGCGAGGGAACGCTCGCCGAACAGAAGCCGCTCTCGCCGTGGCAGCGGTCGCTGGAGACGTCGCGGTTCTACAAGACGCCGGTGGACCTGCTGATCAAGACCGCCCCCGGCGGGTCATTCGCCACGTGCATGGAAAAGGTGTACGCCTTCGAACGCTCCAGCGGCAAGGAGACGCTCTACGAGCTGCCTGCCGGTCCGATACGATGGAACTGCGTCGTCGTCGAAGCGGCCCACTGCAGCGACGTGACCGCCGTGGCGTCGTTTCTGCACGGGCGGTATCTTCGCAAGAACGATCGCTCGCCCGAGGACCGCTGGGCGATGTTCTCGCAGTCCAAGCCCGCCCTT